A part of Tachysurus vachellii isolate PV-2020 chromosome 4, HZAU_Pvac_v1, whole genome shotgun sequence genomic DNA contains:
- the hyi gene encoding putative hydroxypyruvate isomerase, with protein sequence MTSLKFCANISWLFTELPEFTERLRAAACAGFQAVEAAWLYSSDPRELQKVREETGLQVCLINTPPGDVNNGELGLGAVPGREQDFRQGLAQAVQYAKALDCKRIHVMAGRIPAGEKLSEVGVEMESTFVQNLKHAADVLSKEGIMGLIEPINTRITDPQYFLNSPHQAAAILQKVDHPNIRLQMDVFHWQIMDGNLTQNIRRYFPLIGHIQVAQVPDRHEPDSLGEINFPYIFKLLEELGYQGYVGCEYKPLSSTEEGLGWVKKYWKSKH encoded by the exons ATGACCTCGCTTAAATTCTGCGCTAACATCTCGTGGTTATTCACGGAGCTGCCCGAGTTCACTGAGAGACTGCGTGCAGCTGCGTGTGCAGGTTTCCAGGCTGTGGAGGCGGCTTGGCTGTACAGCTCTGACCCGAGAGAGCTGCAGAAAGTCCGGGAGGAAACCGGACTGCAGGTGTGTCTTATTAACACTCCGCCGG gtGATGTAAATAATGGGGAGCTGGGCCTGGGTGCTGTGCCAGGGAGGGAGCAGGATTTCAGACAGGGTTTGGCTCAGGCTGTACAGTATGCTAAAGCACTGGACTGCAAGAG GATCCATGTAATGGCAGGGCGGATACCTGCAGGGGAAAAGCTGTCTGAGGTCGGTGTGGAAATGGAAAGCACCTTTGTGCAGAACCTGAAACATGCTGCTGATGTTCTATCAAAG GAGGGCATTATGGGATTGATCGAGCCTATTAACACAAGGATAACTGACCCTCAATACTTCCTGAACTCACCACATCAGG ctgctGCAATCCTTCAGAAAGTTGATCATCCAAACATCAGACTGCAGATG GACGTTTTCCACTGGCAGATAATGGACGGGAACCTGACGCAGAACATCCGGAGATACTTCCCCTTAATAG GTCACATCCAGGTTGCGCAAGTTCCTGATCGCCATGAACCTGATAGTCTTGGAGAGATCAACTTCCCTTACATCTTTAAGCTGCTGGAGGAACTGGGCTACCAGGGATATGTGGGCTGTGAATACAAACCACTGA GTTCCACAGAAGAAGGCCTGGGTTGGGTGAAGAAATACTGGAAGAGTAAACACTGA